GTGAGTAGCGCCAGCAGCGCGGCGGCCGACCCCAGTAGCAGGCCGACGGAGAGTAGGGAGCGCCCGACGGGCATGGGAGAGTCTCCGGGATTTAGGTGCGCGGGGACGGGCGGGTGTGTGACAGTGTTGTACCAGACATACCGCGAAGGGGAAACAGCGAGTGCGCAGTCGTCCGGGGACTACGCAGTAGGCACGGGGAACAGACACGCCATCAATTCACGCTCGAACCGGTCCCAGTCGAGCCCTTCGGCGAACACTTCGACGCGGCTGTCGCGGCGGTACGCGGTCGGCGCGACGCTCATCGCGGTGCCGGCCCGGTTCACGGCCGCCCACTCGTCGGCGAGGTGGAACACGCCCTTCAACCGCGTCACCTCTTTGGTGTTCGCTAACAGCCCGAGGAGTTTGGCTTCGTCGAACACATCGGCGGGATCGAACACCCACCCACAGGCGGGGGGAGTGAGGTAGCGCTTGGGGGGGGAAGAAAGCAACCCCTCCCCAACCCCTCCCCTAAACGGAGAGGGGCTTAAAACCGCCTCTGATTCTGTTCCCCCTTCCTTCTTAGGGAAGGGGGTTAGGGGGTTAGGTCGGCTTTGCTCCCCTTTCCCTTTGGGGAAGCCAGGCTCCTGCGGGTACAGCGGAAAGCGTTCGTCGTTCGCACTGAGGTCGAGCCACGCGGGGTCAATGCGCCCCTGGGTCGTCCCGGCGATCAGCAGCTTCGGCGGGAACAGCCCGTTCGCCCACGACTGGAAATCGGCCACGAGTTCCGGGGTGGCGGTGTCGAGCTTGTTCATCACGAGCACGTCGGCCATCTGGATCTGGTCGATGAAGATCGGGTTATCCCGCATCTCCGGCTTCGCGAAATCGTGCGGATCGACGATCCCCAGTGTGGCGCGCACGTCGAGGCGCCCGTGGTAACTCATTCGGAGCGAGTCGAGCAGCCGGGCCGGGTGGCCCAGGCCCGTCGTCTCGATGATGAGTCGCTCGGGCCGCGCTTCGAGTAACAGGAAGTGGATCGCGACCGGCAGGAACGGCGCGCTCGCGCAACATACGCACCCGCCGCCCACCTCCTTCACCGTCACGCCCTCGGGGGCGCTCCCCTCGATCAGCGCGTCATCAATCGACACCGCGCCGTACTCGTTCACCAGTACGGCCCATCGCGAACCGGTCTCTTTGCGCTGGAGCAGGTCGATCACGGCCGTCGTTTTCCCGACGCCCAGAAACCCGGTAATCAGATTGGTCGGAACGGATTGCATTGCAGCCTTCGGGAACGCGGATCGAACGGTCGGGTCCGCTCACGATACCGGATTCATTATCCGGGCACGACCCATTGTTCAGCGGTCCGCGCACCATTAGGATTCAACGGCCACCGTTCCCGTTACTGATCGCGGGGTTTTAGCCCATGTTTCGACTCGTCGTCGGCGTCGGCCTGTTGACAGGCTTGGTGCTCTCTCCCGTGTTCGCCGCTCGGGGCGCGGACAAGCCCACGAAGGTCGAAATCGGCAAGCGCGGGAAGGCCGCGACCGCGTTCGCCGAGGTTCCCCAAGTCGGGAGCGGAACGGCGTTCTGCATCCACCCGTCGGGGCTGTTCGTCACGAACGAGCACGTCGTGCGCGGCGCGCGGGGCGAAATCACGCTCGTACTGAACCCGACCCTCGCGACGCAGCAAGTGCTCAAAGCGAAGGTGGTCCGCGCTGATAAAAATGCCGACCTCGCACTGCTCCGCGTCGAGGGCGCGAAAGATCTGCCGAGCCTCCAACTCGGGTCCGCGGACGGCATCGCGGAACTCGC
The Gemmata palustris DNA segment above includes these coding regions:
- a CDS encoding CobW family GTP-binding protein; amino-acid sequence: MQSVPTNLITGFLGVGKTTAVIDLLQRKETGSRWAVLVNEYGAVSIDDALIEGSAPEGVTVKEVGGGCVCCASAPFLPVAIHFLLLEARPERLIIETTGLGHPARLLDSLRMSYHGRLDVRATLGIVDPHDFAKPEMRDNPIFIDQIQMADVLVMNKLDTATPELVADFQSWANGLFPPKLLIAGTTQGRIDPAWLDLSANDERFPLYPQEPGFPKGKGEQSRPNPLTPFPKKEGGTESEAVLSPSPFRGGVGEGLLSSPPKRYLTPPACGWVFDPADVFDEAKLLGLLANTKEVTRLKGVFHLADEWAAVNRAGTAMSVAPTAYRRDSRVEVFAEGLDWDRFERELMACLFPVPTA